The Cucumis melo cultivar AY chromosome 9, USDA_Cmelo_AY_1.0, whole genome shotgun sequence genome includes the window atgtatatttttttggggAATATATAAAGTGGTTTTTGTAAATAATTGCAAatcctctcttcttcttcttcttcttcctctccttcttcttcttcttcttcctttcttttctttttttgttttttgttttttgttttttgtttctgtttcctCTCAGGCAAAACAACAAACACGCAGGAGGATCTCAAGGtgagctctctttctttctcaatTCCTTCTCTTCTCCTCTCTTCATTTCCCCTTGCTTCTTTATTCttctccatttattcattcattCATCCATTCCTTTCTCATTCTCAACTCCAAACGATCTTCAGAGCTTCCACTCTTTTGGATTTTGGCTATGGCTTCGAAACGGATCTTGAAAGAGCTCAAGGATCTCCAGAAAGATCCTCCTACGTCTTGCAGTGCAggtttcttctccttctccttctgtTTCTCCTTCCTGATTTCCACTGCTTTATTACAACAATTCATTATCTATTTATTCCATTTCTGTTTTCTACGAAACTCGAGCCACTTCTCTTCCCTCTCTATGATCTTCCTCCTTCTACTTCTgcctttacttttttttttttctttagcgCTAGTCACTTTGGATAGATCGCTTTATCTCACGTCTTAATTCACAGTTCTGATCTTTGATTTCTCCTTAAACTCTGCTGTATTTGCTATTGGATCATAGTAAAACGCGAATTAGTATTAGCATATGGTCCTTGTGCATGTTTGTTATTGTGTAGAATGATAAATCTTGGCGTCGTATTTAGATGAAATATGAATACTACTATTGTGAAGCTTGTTACTAGTTTCCGTGTGTATTCTTGTAGGTTTAAAATTATATCTCTTTTCTATTCCTAATTATTGATTTTAAGAATAATATCATACGGAGAGAAGAAATCATGAGTGAGCTAGACATGAATCTTTTTGTATTTCATTGCCAAATAAAATCGCATCAGGTTCCAAGAGTATTTATACACAAGATAACTCTCCAGCTGATATGATATGACTAATGTATATTCTCTCTCTAACTAATATGGACGCAGTAGAATATTAACAGCTAGTAATTTTAAGTTAATTTTTCATTAGTTATTTAACACTTGATCAGTTAACTTATTAAGTGATGAACAAAACACATCATTGACTTTGTTTGTTATGCTTATGTTAAATAATAGATAACAAAATGAACGCTGGGACTAAaatactttatatatatgtgtgtgtgtgtttgtgtgtcAAGTAAAAAGACTAACAGATGGTGTGAAATATGCATGAAAGTTCAAGACATTGAGATGTTCAGAATGGGAATGGAAAGAAACCGCCCATGGAAATACTCGAGATAATCAAAGTTTTATGTTATCAGATGTTTATTGAGCCTTCATTTTTGCTATATAACTTTCGAGTTGTGATATATTCGCAATCAGAGTATTTcggtagttaaattttttcatTAAGGATTCTGCATCTaacttttttgtatcataattttcaatttaatttgaattCTTCCTGTGTGAATTGAAAAATTGGGTATCAAGCTTTTAATCCGCCTCCAACATTTAATATTGGGGAATAAGAACCAACTTTGTTCTTACTGATGTATTTATAGCTTAATTCTGTACACCATATCTTCTTAACTGATGGTAAATTTTGTGCTTCATCTTCTTTCCTTGATGAATTTATGTTGGGGAAAGTTTTGCCTCCCTTTGATTAGTACTTCAGTTGATATAACTTATCATAGAATTGTAATGTTCACTTGATTTAATAGTCTGTTGAATCAAAATCATTAGGCCCAGTAGCTGAAGACATGTTCCATTGGCAAGCAACAATTATGGGCCCTCCTGACAGTCCTTATGCTGGAGGAGTGTTTCTTGTCAACATTCATTTCCCTCCAGATTATCCGTTTAAACCACCCAAGGTACTTAGAATTGATATGCTCCATTTACAGACATCTTTTCCCTACACTTCTGCATACCTCAGTTTTTTTTGACAAGGAAACAGACATTTAATTGTGAAACTTGTGAGTTACAGGTTAACTCTTTATGAAGAATATAAACATCTCGTATCCTACTGAAAATTACAAGAAAACCCAAAAACTTGACATCAAATTCTGATGAGAGAAATGTATTCAAACTTTTTTTGTTTGATCTTTTAGAAATAAAAGCCAACCATTTACTCCGTTAGTTGTTTCAGAGAAATTTCTTATAGtgccattttgaaaaaaaatctttgGGTTCATATTTAGAAtcaagaagaaaggaaaaagagatTGTGCCACTGAATTAGCCTGATAAGTCGGCAAACATGTAAAACTATTTAACAATTTGCCTTGATATCGAAGATTAATTTTTGTAAGCAATAAGGTttcacttatatatatatatactgtAAATGTTTTGAGTCATCGGCCAAGTTGGTAATATTGGTTGCGATGAGTCCCCTCCACCTCCCACCCACCCACACTCCTAAGTGGGGGTGGGcaagaagttttgagaattactaaaaagttaaaaaaaaaaactatctgTGCAGAATGAAATTATAAGGTTAGAAGCTATTGTTTAACATAGAGACATTTACTAAACTGATATGAATGGGTTAAAATTGATATTgctaaaataattttattgcaGCTGTATGTTGTTCTCATTAATGGCACTCCTAGAGTAAAATTTTGCAGTTCTGAACCATAGACATATCTACGCCCTGTCCCTGTCTTAGTGACTAATATGCTTGGGATGCAAGATTTATTGACAAggaattcaaaaaaatttcatgtttgaagtagtTCCAAGTATGAGAGGTAGAGAGATCACGTTTTGGACAGTCTGTTTGAAGATGACTTTGTTGCTTTTGCTTCAAAAACAATGGAAATCTGAAAAATTTATCAAGATCCTATTTTTAAGGTGGCTTCTGACTTAAGTGTAACATGGAATCTTCCACAAGGTTGAATTCACTGGCTGAGACTTGGCCTCTGAATCCTCGACTTTCCCCTTGGAATTAATCCGAGCAACATGAGCTAATTGCAGCCAGATACTGAAATGAAAGTAATTTGTGGAGGATAACATGATCTGGTGACCTAACAAAATGGTAAAGTGGTGTTGGGGATATCTCTATGAAATGCATTTCTTTTGGCATCAGCTAAGCTAGTTGCCtgcgaatttgagaatcatcaTTTGCAGTGATTCCATCGCTCTAAATACCTAAAAAGTGGCCATTGTAATCTTTCCCAAAAGAACTACTTATGTTGAACTACTTATCTGACCAAAGTTTCAAGAAGATcatagagtaaaaaaaaaaagaagaagaagaagatcataGAGTAAAGTGAGCTGGAGAGTTCAGGGTTCTTTTGTTTCCTGTAAATTAGACATGAACCAGACAAGTAAACGCTTGTCTCCACTTATAATTTTCGCCTTCTTTGAACACAAAGCAAGGCAATTCAAGATCACCTTTTGAGTCTTCGCACCTTTGCCTCTTGATTTTTGAGTGAACAGTTTTGGGTGTTTGGCTTCTATTGGGGTGGGGTGCTAAGCTTATAGCTATTATCTGCAAAGCTAGATGGAGACAATGCTTGCAGGACAAAGtagtcatttagattttgggCTACCTACTCAAATTCTCTTGTAATTCTAACCTTCGGTTTGGATTTGGTTGGTACCTGTCTTCCTAACTAATACTAATACCCTTTGTAATCATTCTTCTTAAATGAACCGGTTTAATTATCAAACTAAATGTAAGACCATCGACTCATCTACACTGTTTTAAGTAAGCATCACCtattttccttctctttttccATAAATGAATAATTCGATTTCCCCCTTCAAACATCAGACAGCCTGCTCATTCTATTAGGCTGATGGAGAATTGTCAAATTGTAAACGAGTGTTAAAAACTGACTCGAAGTTCATCCACCCAGTTGTTTTGGGTTGGTCTCAGATGAGATAACCAACTCGGTGGAGTCTACCTTGATTCAATGACCAAGATAATTTCGTGTTAAGTTTTCAATTTCTAACCCATTGAAACTTTGAAGTAAAGTTAAATTTTTTACGTATGTTTTTTCAATTGATAGTGATCTTGGTCATGTTAATTACATATCTCACTGACACTTATACTATTTTGTGTTGTGAACTTGCTTATTCACTTATAAATGTTTATCCCTAGCTGTACTACTTAAGTTTATCTAGTAAAATTATTCACTCAATTTCTCTTAATATATAATTGGCATCTAAAGTTGAATTCATTAACTCATACAGGTTGCATTCAGAACAAAGGTCTTTCATCCCAATATCAACAGCAACGGTAGCATATGCCTCGACATACTTAAGGAGCAGTGGAGCCCTGCATTAACCATTTCCAAGGTTGTCACTCTTTGCATAAACGGATTTTTAAGAGGCGGGAAATACCTGCTGCTATTTTGATTCTTATTTTGATATCTTAAATAagatattgtattttttttttttaactttctaCTCATTTAGGGAAGGATATCTAGACTGCTTaacaaaactttaaaaataattttcctGGATAAACAAAAGAGGGCTGGTGCATGAAATCCTTGGATGGAACAGGAAATAAATTATAGAGaaaaaatatcaagtggatgctATGGATGATTCGCCAAAGCATGTCAATTAATTCTCATTTTCCTTGTCATATTATCTCTAGTGGGAAACATGTTGGTGTCTACAGGGAATATGAAATCTAATCTATTACTAGTTTTGTTCATAGTGGTTTGGCTTTGTTTTGTAAACTTAAAGACTTGTTTTCTTCATCCATACAATGCAACACATTGATTATACGTATACTTGGTTACATGTGTTTGTACTCCAGGTGTTACTTTCGATCTGCTCGCTGCTAACGGACCCAAATCCTGACGATCCTTTGGTGCCAGAGATTGCGCATATGTACAAGACTGACAGAAGCAAGTACGAAGCAACTGCCAGAAGCTGGACCCAGAAATATGCTATGGGTTAGTGTTTGCTGCTTTGCTCTTTTATTGTTGTTTAGAGGAGGGGCGGCTTCTTTCCCAAATGGCCTTTTACTTGGAATTATATCTTTGAATCTGCTTCTTCTTTTCTCCAGTGGGGTTTAGGTATGTTTCCCTCctgaaaaagaacaaaaaacgCTGCCTGTTCTAAAACTTGTTTGTATGGATAAACAAATTTATCTTTAATCTTGAGAGTCTATCCAATAAAAACTTGGACCTACCCTAATGCCCTTCATGCTAAAATCTATGCTCAATTATGTACTAATGTCTCTCAAGTGAGCCTCTTGGATTTGGAAAGCTTGGCTAGACATACAACCAATGTCTTCTTGATGTTTGTGTCGTTGAGTATCTTCATTTCATTTCTTCACACTTTAGATTTgtctttataaatatttatagtcAACATTAATGTCCATTGATCTTGAACTATTTTTAAAGGTATGCTAACGTGACATACAATATGGGAGCATATgtagaaaattttgatttttgtgtTTGGTGATTTAACCAGGGAGAGGTCCGTAATAGGCCGACTATTTTCTTAATTGATAAGAACGTAGTGTGAAATTTTTAGGTGGTTTGATCCTTTggattttagttttttttttcatagccATTTGAACACCACTTGGTATCAAGTTGAATGTCGTTTGGCAGTTTGGCAATCATTTTGTTCGAAAATCAACTCTACCATCATTTTTTAACCagtagtttatttatttatttcatctctTTTTTAAAACATGTTTCCAAACAACCAAACAACCAAACAAAATTTTAGTTCAAAGGTTCATGGacttttagaaataaaaatgttagagaccaattttcaaatttaccgtcttaaatccttttttttttttttttatgttatgaATTTGTTATGAAATCAAATGATTTTCAAGGAATTGGAAAGAAattgttagaaaaaaaaatgatttagaaaaaaaaaattcaaatagttATCCAAAGCTTAAACTAACTCTACTCTCATCTATGTGTTTTCTCtaatattttctaaattcatttcaaattttgaaaaacaaaatatttattatctaAGAAAGCACATTACTTTTTTGGTACAAACATTATTGTCACATAGTGATGTATGTGACTTAGTTTTAATGGTAGAGAATGAGCACATTTATTGTTATCAAACTATTGCCACATAGGTTTCTTTGGATTCTCATAGCAAACATCCCATGTAACATTTTATATCAATCAATAATTTATGATCAGTTACTTCATACCAAAGTTTAATTATCAACCAATTAATGATAATCAATGATTGTGggatccatatatatatatatatatatcccttAATGCTGAATATCATAATTTTCCAACACCCCAAGTGACTTTGATTAGCTAatgatttttttctcttcaacatTCTCCAACATATTATACATTATTAATTTTTGAGGTTTATTGAATTATCCAATGTGacaatttaatattattatttaattttctctttTGGAACAAACCATGTAATTCGTTTATTCAGGTtggaaaatattattaatattggcCTTTAAAAAATCTAACAAACAAACAATATATCGGAGCTATGAGACAGAGCAAATGACAATATGTTAATCATAAGCATGGACTTACAAGTCATACCATCAAATATTCCTAAGTAGTACTCGAACATTACGTACATACATTGTAGGCTCTATCAGGTACATAGGAGAGATTTCTGCTTATTAAAGAATTCCTTCGTTGAAACATTTTCGACTCGTTAAGTTAGTTAACAAATTATGCATAACATTAATATACATACAGACTAACATCTCGctgaaaaaaaacaaatatattaatttCTTTCTTCATGATGCCCTTTTCCACTCAACAACATTTTTTTGAGGGAGTTtggtaaaatattttgattaaaaaaaaaaactttgttctaaaaagaaattctagaagagagaaaaagaaaaagaagaaaagtggTTGTGGGAGACAAAACCACTTTTAACCTTCCCATAAAATCAGGTATTATGAGTCACCCACTCAATTACATTCATTACTCAAATATATCTatttatattcatatatataatatgtctatttttaaatcttttaacaacctttaaaattattttcaaatatctaTCTCACAAATATTTTGGCAATAATCTTAATAaagtcctttttttttctcaaaataataataataatataaatagtTTTTTCATACATCAATCGGTCTTTCTTAACTTATATGAATAATGTTGTAAATAAGGTTATTGATAGGTATGTCTTTCAATTTTTACATGTTAGCTAATATGTCAATTTGTCGTTTATCATTTCTAATGAAAAGATGTTTATTATTGGACATTTTTTAATAAGTTCAAAAAGGCTAAACTATAGCTTTTCAAGGTCTAAGAATAATTGAAATCTACCACttaatttagaaatattttttatagtTAAACTAAAACAAATCTTATAAACTCATTTAACTGTACAACCTTTGCTTGCTTAAATCTATTCAAAATCATATAATTATTAGACTAAATATgtaattgattttattaaacataattttcaaattaaaagaaGTCCATGTGAATTACAATTGAActtattatttgaataaaagaCTTCTTATCGGACCCTATGATATGATCGATTATTATGACACATGGGTTTGGTATAATCTAAGAAATGAGtgtatttaataaattaaaaatagattTATGGAATAAATAAGGGGTaatgaattatatattaatGTTGTAATCATTCCTTCATGATTTGAAGCTCCATAATTAATAAGCCATTGCTGAGGAAGTGGAAGTTAtggtcttttttctttttcttttttctttttttccatctGTCCTTTCacatttaattttattcaatttataATTAATGGTTTTGCCTccattaatatttattattattgtaccTCTTCCAAACTAAGCCATAAATAGCTACCCCTTTtcatttaaaaacataaaaaaaaaaaaaaaaacaagaatctCATAATAGAATTTATAATCTTTGGTTTTGCCCTATTACACATACACATGCAAATTAGTAAAAATATAAATGTAAATGGATATAGTAAAATTATTATCTTACTTTGCTTTGCTTACGTTGTTGGGTTGAAATGTTATGTTTTGAAAACTATGCAAACTTAGAGATATGAATGAACTAAAAACTATATTTAGAGGGTTATTGGAACCTAAAAGATATCTaattacggataaaaaaaaatgcatgaaAGAATTTATAACTATTACGCAGATTAGCAaagttaaatgtatttttgtttgaaaaggTCGTACGTTTAGATGATCTCTTGAGATTTTTCAGAGAAGCATGTGAGTAAGGACAAAACGTGTTAAAACGACTTTTGTTAGTCGATAATTTGGTAATGTGGGTAAAGctaaataattttgaatttggttatagggtattaaattaaattttaaaaaaaatgtgtagttttcttttaactttatttttaaataatattttttagttcaacaattGTAAATGTTATAGGTAATTTTCAGCTGAGAACATTAAAAACATGAAAGAAGAGAAAGCAGTCAGGATATCAGAAGGTGGCGTGGGACTAAACCAATGTCGTCACGGACCTATCGTGCTTGATTAGCCTCGACCCATATTGATCCATCACACCCTACAAATCATTTGTCTATTAGATCACATCTTCTCTATAAATTATAAACTATCAACCTACATAAAGTTAATTAGTGTTTCCTTCCTAAATTATGTTcgaattaaattattttcaaaaagcTAATTAATAATATTGTGAATAATGAAATAGGACTCAACTTATCACTTGTGTGAAAGAAAACAAATGTGCTTATTTTATGTAAGTACTCAAATACAATTCTTTTTCAATGTTTGTAAATTGTAAAAGTACATAGCTCATaggtgtttaattaattaattaattaattaattaatggtCATGAATGAAttgtcttttattttcttttaaagacATGAATGTAAAATAGTgaaaacaagaattataaatataaagGAGGAAAAAAATCCAATAAATGGAAACTTAATGTTAattattttgagattttggtaacaaaaacatattaattgtgtgtttttttttttatatatttatttattgtattGTGTTCTAGTTTAATTAAGATGGATTACCTAACCTAACCCCTAGTTTAAAGGTCCAAAGCTCCACTTTTCAACTACAATCTcaattcttaattttattttccactcaatatttatttttgtttcattcttaaaaaaaaaaaaagtagtttattatttatttatttatttatttatttggctTTTAAATAAGTTTAGagcaaaaagtaaaaaaaaaaaaaaaaaaggtctgTTTTAAAAGGCTACTTtagcaaaaacaaaaatttcctttttatcatATTAAGACTTTAAATCTTTTTACTCGTCCTTGACCTacttttataattaaaaattagggagaattttaatatataaaaatgtcTCATTCCGAGTTCCCACAGAAAATTATTAGCTACATACattataattatcaatttattAGTCTGATTAATGTAATCTTTATTTTATATATCACAAAAAAAAAGACACATTATATACAATTAATTATTAATCATTTggattattaattattaattattataaaacttatttttcaaaaattaaaattgtataTTTCAAATAGGtctttatttattgtttttaataaCGTTATTGTATGGTAATTCTGTATTTCCAATTAATTTATCGATTTTCAtgtataatatattttattaaatttaaataacatACAAGGGGATTACCAAATATTAAGATacattgaatttttttttttcttaaaaaaaatggtcatgtgatttagaattaaaatatataagttaattattaattatgaaaaagaaaatttgttaaaagtgttatttaaccaattaattaataaaaaagaaaaagaaaaaagaaaaaaaggaaggtCATGTGCAGTGCCGAGGTGGAGGAAGTGAGATCACGTGAGAAAATAGAATAGTTTGTAAGTGGAAAAGCGTGTGTACTGGACCCCACTACTTCTCTCTCCTCATTTAATTCTCTTCTTATTTTTCCACATACAAAATTATATTTACTGTTACAATTACAATGTATTCtcgtaaatttaaaatttatgtaCGACTCTATTTCAGCATTTATTAACAACTTCCATTTATCAAAATGACAATTCTTGTTCAAAGTTCATCCACCATAAATCACTTCGTCAACTCAAAACTAAATAAGAGATTAGATTTCGATACTACTTGTTAGGTATAATAACATTTCATATAAGCACTAATAGTCGTTCTTGTGACTTCACTTATTAAATAtcataaataaaactttaatttgATCGCATACCCCAACATCAATATTTGACAATAGTCAAGCAATTTAGTAAACTTTAATACCATAGTATAATAATTGAAGACTTGTTTGGACCGACCTCCTCATTAAATGCTTAAAAACATCTTTTCTAAAACACTTAAATTATCATTTGATAAGTGAAATTAAAGTTAAACACTATGGTAAGTGTCCAAGTAATTGATGTGGGGAAATGTGCTTAATTATTTGACTTAGAGAGATGCTAACTAATATGTatgaatgtatatatatattctttcattttatttttgtgGCTCTAAGTATTAATCTAGGGGAGTATGCCCCAAAAACTTTTTGacttataaaataatttataaacttTAATTGCTTTCCTTCCATACttacattaattaattaccCACATGTTTGTCCCCAACACTCATCAACtcaacttttttataaaaacaaaagaaagaaagaaagaaaaaaaagctgcctttgaattatattgtttaaattaaaaagGATTTGTGGAACTTCCCATCCCCAAGTACTTtgctttttcccttgttttttggGTTTGTGTTATTTagttctcttttcttttttttttctttattcaaatttaaatactttcccaattaaaaaataaaaataaaaatttgtcatttccattccatctttttctcttacCCTCAAAGCTAGGGATTTGTTTTAAACTCCTTTCCCTTTTCATACATacaatcaatcaatcaatatatatatatatatatatatatatatatattgttgaaATTGTTAGTGATAATGAGGCATAGAGATCAATTTTTGACACTTGCTCCCATGTACATTCATTgtaaaaattctaaattttatgGCAGTCTATTTGAAATATGTGAGCATTTTTAATCTAACCAAAATatacttatttaaaaaaaaaaaaaacttgaaccAAAATGGTCACAAAATTCAATAAATATGTCACTGGAACAAAGCATGTCTCAGTGAAAGtgtaaaaattattttttaacatAACGGTGAGAGTTATTGTCTATACTAACAAAATGACATATTTTATGATTTAATATAGAAATTTTGAAGTTAAACGTActtaatttaaaacaatttaataTTTGGTGACCttctaagaatttttttaaaaagtacgTAAGTGAGATTTCTTCAAGTAAATTTCACTTTTAAAAgttgtttaaaataaataaataagtaaaatgTACAAAAGATATTGAGATCATTTGGTGTCAAATCAATTGAAGGATGATTGATATCCTTAAGTACGAGATTAGTACTATTCATAACAACAAATGACATGTATCTTTTTAATAATGCatgtttaatttctaaataTCTTCAAATCCATTTCTAAGCATCTTTGATATGAAatgattgaattttttttttcccttttctttgtCATACTGCTCTTTTATGTATGTGTGTCGAGAATATATAGCAAAAAAATCAACAGTCGCATAGACAGATATAACCTACTAACATTGAAAGACTTTAACAGCTAGTTGTAAATTTATTTGTACATAAATTCTTAAACTTAATTAATATAACTTGCACGTATAGTACCGCGCACACCTTAAACCATACTTTCTCTCACTTGTGGCTTGATATATAGCTTAAACACAGAACTTCGTGATGAATCGACTTACTTTAATACCATCTTGAATCACTAAATAATCCAAAAGATTTAACCGACGAATGAAAGACGAAGTTTAATTATATAccataaaaagtaaaatttgaaaatcatttgaaaaagaaactaaaacaGCAATCAGTtgtaatttgaaaataaaactcCAAAGCTACCAAATTTTGAAGAGAAGATCATGAAAAGGTGAATGGCCAAATAATCCCAACGTAGTAAGAGATAATAAATAGTCCAAAACATGAGCATTGGCCAATACAACAAAACGGCTATATCTGTTTGAACCTCATAATAACCCAAACCTAGCGGTGACAGCGAAGGCTCACCAACCAATCATTGGCCGACACATGTCACGAACCCTGCCAAACAACAATAATCCatgcacacacacacacacactataCGTATCCCAATATCGAAGTCAACCACATAATAAGATTTTGGTCACAACACAACACAACCAATAATATATTGTTAATTAAATTATTGAGATGTCGAATTAATTGTAGGAATATTAAAAGGGTTAGTAGGGAGACAAAAATCGCATAATTCGAGAATTAAaagtggaaaaagaaaaagaaaaagaaaaagaaaaatggggtTTGGAGTTTTGGAGTTtgtaattaatataaaaaaaatgagttAACACAGACTGATCATTAAGATGTAAATAATAACAAAGATACAAATAATATTTGCCAAATTATGTACGACAATGTGAGCATCATcctacttttcttttctttctttctcatttttcGATGTTATTAAGACAAATCACATGTTGTTCGGTTCAAAACTTGgctccataaaaattgaacgtTCTCCAACATATGCTTTATGAATTACATATCTTTTTTGTTGTGGTATTTCTAACTTTTATGAATTCGTAGATTGTGGACCTTAGTTTGTTTTTATGACTTTCAATCGTATTATATGTTTAGATTGTTGAAATTTGATTATTAAAGTCACGTTTGATCCTTAAGTTGGATTGGGTCGTGTAGGTGAGAAAAACCTATTCATCGTTTGGTTCACTATTAATTTAAAAGTATGATTGTTTGAACTCACTTGTTTTGCttcaaatctcaaattaattaactctACACACCAAATGTTTTTCCTAGATTTTCAAAAATAAGGTTTTATTTACCGTTTATTTTAAAGGTTTTACATCTTTGTATGaattctaaattaaaatataagtttttcttacttaatttttatttttaaaattttcaaaaactaaattgaACTTTAAACTAAAAGTTAGTTTTAAAAACATTATTgttgtattttcttttaaactttagTTTTGGATTCTTTAAGTTTCTTTAATGTGGGTGAAAACTACAATAAAGAAGAAACAAAGCGAAAACCtattaaaacaagaaataagaaacaaaatgattttgaaaaacTTTGAAAATGCTTTTAGAAAATAGATTTGAAAAGCTCTTGGCTGTAATAATAATTCACTAGAGACAGACACTTTGAAACATAAACCTTTAAAAATCTCATACAAATCAAAATATTGTCTCATATATACACACAAACATATGACCCTtctcattttcttaaaaaacaaaaaataaaagaaaagaaacatgaTTTTTGTCATACACCCGATAAAATTTTTAAGCTTAATTTTCAACAACAAACTTAAAAACCAAGTAGTTATCAAA containing:
- the LOC103482803 gene encoding ubiquitin-conjugating enzyme E2-17 kDa, with product MASKRILKELKDLQKDPPTSCSAGPVAEDMFHWQATIMGPPDSPYAGGVFLVNIHFPPDYPFKPPKVAFRTKVFHPNINSNGSICLDILKEQWSPALTISKVLLSICSLLTDPNPDDPLVPEIAHMYKTDRSKYEATARSWTQKYAMG